One window from the genome of Pedobacter schmidteae encodes:
- the uvrC gene encoding excinuclease ABC subunit UvrC — translation MSAFDYKKALTDIPHKPGVYQYWDLEDTLIYIGKAKDLRNRVGSYFNKDNQMNGKTRVLVSKIRKITFTIVDTEIDAWLLENSLIKKHQPRYNIMLKDDKTYPWIIIKKEPFPRVFWTRKMVKDGSTYFGPYASVGMMHTILDLIKETYPLRTCNLPLSPKNIEDGKFKVCLEYQIGNCKGPCQAYQTTTDYDSNIEEIKDILNGKIGNVIREVKQVIKTAVAELNFEYAHQYQRKLLVLEKYQSKSTVVNSAITNIDVVSIASDERYAFVNYLKVMNGSIIQTQTIEIKKRLDETDEELLTIAITEFRTRFNSTSKEIIVPFDIVLVDENLKLTVPKLGEKKKLLELSQKNVLFFKKEKLNQYEKLNPDLRTDRILTQMQKDLGLTKLPKHIECFDNSNFQGAYPVSAIVVFKDAKPSKKDYRHFNVKTVEGPNDFATMEEAVYRRYKRMLEEETPLPQVIIIDGGKGQLSSAMSSLKRLGIDKRVTVIGIAKRLEELFFPGDPYPLYLDKKSETLKVIQQLRDEAHRFGITFHRKKRDKGTLKTELEQIPGIGKTTADKLLQQFKSVKKIKEAKEAELQKTLNKGQLKALQDYFIKGEL, via the coding sequence ATGAGTGCTTTCGATTATAAAAAGGCCCTGACAGACATTCCGCATAAGCCTGGCGTATACCAGTATTGGGATCTGGAAGACACGCTGATTTATATCGGTAAAGCCAAAGATTTAAGGAACCGCGTTGGCTCTTACTTCAATAAGGATAACCAGATGAATGGAAAAACCAGGGTGCTGGTGTCCAAAATCCGGAAAATAACCTTCACCATTGTTGATACCGAAATTGATGCCTGGCTGCTGGAAAACAGCCTCATTAAAAAACATCAGCCCAGGTACAACATCATGCTGAAAGATGATAAGACTTACCCCTGGATCATCATCAAAAAGGAGCCCTTTCCGCGGGTGTTCTGGACCAGAAAAATGGTCAAAGACGGATCTACCTATTTTGGTCCCTATGCCTCGGTAGGAATGATGCATACCATTCTGGATTTAATTAAAGAAACCTATCCCCTGCGTACGTGCAACCTCCCCCTTAGCCCTAAAAATATTGAAGACGGTAAGTTTAAGGTTTGCCTGGAATACCAGATTGGCAACTGCAAAGGCCCATGTCAGGCTTATCAGACAACGACAGATTACGATTCCAACATAGAGGAAATTAAAGACATCCTGAATGGAAAAATCGGGAATGTCATCAGAGAAGTAAAGCAGGTAATTAAGACTGCCGTAGCGGAGCTGAACTTTGAATACGCGCATCAATATCAACGCAAGTTGCTGGTTCTGGAAAAATATCAGAGCAAGTCAACCGTCGTGAATAGCGCCATTACCAATATCGATGTGGTGAGTATTGCTTCCGACGAGCGCTATGCCTTTGTCAATTACCTAAAGGTAATGAACGGCAGCATCATTCAAACCCAAACCATTGAGATCAAAAAACGCCTGGACGAAACCGACGAAGAACTGCTAACCATTGCCATCACAGAGTTCCGTACCCGGTTCAACAGTACTTCAAAAGAAATCATTGTACCTTTTGACATTGTCCTTGTAGATGAAAACCTCAAACTGACGGTACCTAAACTGGGCGAAAAGAAAAAATTACTGGAGCTTTCTCAAAAAAATGTACTTTTCTTTAAAAAAGAGAAGCTCAATCAATACGAAAAGCTTAATCCTGATTTGCGTACAGACCGGATCCTTACCCAAATGCAAAAAGACCTGGGCCTTACCAAATTGCCAAAGCATATCGAGTGTTTTGACAATTCCAATTTCCAGGGTGCTTATCCGGTTTCCGCTATTGTGGTTTTCAAAGACGCCAAGCCTTCAAAAAAAGATTACAGGCATTTCAATGTGAAGACGGTTGAAGGGCCAAATGATTTCGCGACTATGGAGGAGGCTGTTTACAGGCGATATAAACGCATGCTTGAAGAAGAGACCCCATTACCCCAGGTGATCATTATTGACGGCGGTAAGGGCCAGCTTTCGTCGGCCATGAGCAGCTTAAAAAGGCTGGGTATTGACAAGCGCGTCACCGTGATCGGGATAGCCAAAAGACTGGAAGAGTTATTTTTCCCGGGCGATCCTTACCCACTGTATCTCGATAAAAAATCAGAGACCCTAAAAGTCATCCAGCAGCTGCGTGACGAGGCCCACCGTTTTGGCATTACCTTTCACCGCAAAAAACGGGATAAGGGCACCCTTAAAACCGAGCTTGAACAAATTCCCGGCATCGGGAAAACCACCGCCGACAAGTTATTACAGCAATTTAAATCGGTAAAAAAGATCAAAGAAGCAAAAGAAGCAGAATTACAAAAGACACTGAATAAAGGGCAACTCAAAGCCTTACAAGATTATTTTATTAAGGGCGAATTGTAA
- the gldN gene encoding gliding motility protein GldN, with protein MMKKVLYTVILLLLCSATFAQRNKRTAAKPAAKPAAVAPAVTAPVVTPPVEPAKKANVKIKTPPKDGYSVRMDVDSNVMVPYADVREEDVYYAKRIWREIDLRDTINSVLKAENAKLIDILLEAVSNEELTVYSPKDTTAGKILEDNDSFRIALTARQALESARGVSEGVADSVTGKIAEPKLRRLRSDEFLKFRIKEDWILDVKRSIFEPRIIGLAPMKLVEGNWQPVFWIYYDDARELLSKQRLVNPLNDASQLTFDDFFVRRLFASYVVKETNPANKNIVDILGQTDPKDTRKLYESERIKKSISDYEQSLWEY; from the coding sequence ATGATGAAAAAGGTTTTGTACACAGTAATACTTCTGCTTTTGTGCTCGGCTACATTTGCACAACGGAACAAGAGAACGGCTGCTAAACCCGCTGCAAAGCCGGCGGCAGTAGCCCCAGCGGTAACTGCACCTGTTGTTACACCTCCTGTGGAGCCGGCTAAGAAGGCTAATGTTAAGATAAAGACCCCGCCAAAAGATGGGTATTCTGTGCGCATGGATGTAGACAGTAATGTTATGGTTCCATATGCTGACGTTAGGGAGGAAGATGTATACTATGCAAAACGGATATGGCGCGAAATTGATTTAAGAGATACCATCAATTCTGTATTAAAAGCTGAAAATGCGAAACTGATAGACATTTTGCTGGAGGCGGTTTCTAATGAAGAACTGACGGTGTATTCACCGAAAGATACAACTGCTGGGAAAATCCTGGAAGATAATGACTCCTTTAGAATTGCATTGACTGCCAGGCAGGCTTTGGAAAGTGCAAGAGGCGTTTCAGAAGGGGTAGCGGATTCGGTAACGGGGAAAATTGCAGAACCTAAACTGAGAAGATTACGTTCTGATGAATTCCTGAAGTTCAGAATTAAGGAAGATTGGATTCTGGATGTGAAACGATCTATTTTTGAGCCGCGGATTATTGGCCTTGCGCCAATGAAACTGGTAGAAGGCAATTGGCAACCGGTATTCTGGATTTATTATGATGATGCCAGGGAACTGTTAAGCAAACAACGACTGGTAAATCCGCTCAATGATGCTTCGCAGCTTACTTTTGATGATTTCTTTGTGAGACGTCTTTTTGCAAGTTACGTGGTAAAAGAAACCAATCCAGCGAATAAAAACATTGTGGATATTTTAGGACAGACAGATCCTAAAGATACCCGGAAATTGTACGAATCGGAAAGGATCAAAAAATCAATATCTGATTACGAGCAAAGTTTGTGGGAGTATTAA
- the gldM gene encoding gliding motility protein GldM, which produces MAGGKETTRQKMINIMYLVLLAMLALNVSDTILNAFKNINDSLVSSKTNVNTSIDQLFSSFQNTKLKDEPVRAQPIWEKANKAKALADDLNNYVQQLKDKFLNAGEGINEETGDIKLRENMDIAQGIMINQKEGFKLKAKINETRDQLIALLDEKDRAGVTFSLEAKDAVKAVNGKKEWVDINFGEGTPLTAANTILSKIQSDVKNAEAEIVKKLFGNMDKALVNLDQFDAVAVAPSSYVIQGQPYTAQVFLTASDSRSTPSITVNGNALAIKDGKGTYTGGTGSVGMFKWKGVIRVKQTDGTVKEYSTAEQSYQVAKPSATVSPDKMNVIYAGIPNPFSVSAAGFPLESVNASISGGSIKKSGSGQYSVLVGGDQVGKTLSINVSASNGGKTLNLGAQQFRVKALPTPRANVKGKSGGNVPLEWIEGAGAIDTQLDDFVFDVKFKVIRFSATFINPRSDAVTIANNGGGFGGQIKGALNSLKPGATVIFKDIICEGPDGRQKNLDGITFIAK; this is translated from the coding sequence ATGGCCGGAGGAAAAGAGACAACGAGGCAGAAGATGATCAATATCATGTATTTGGTATTGTTAGCTATGCTTGCCTTAAACGTATCAGATACTATACTAAATGCTTTTAAAAATATAAACGACAGTTTGGTTTCTTCTAAAACCAACGTAAATACTAGCATTGACCAATTATTTTCATCATTTCAAAACACAAAGTTAAAAGATGAGCCAGTTAGGGCACAACCAATCTGGGAAAAAGCCAATAAGGCAAAGGCGCTGGCTGATGATCTGAACAATTATGTTCAACAGTTAAAAGATAAGTTTTTGAATGCTGGAGAAGGAATTAATGAAGAGACTGGCGACATTAAATTGAGGGAAAACATGGATATCGCTCAAGGTATCATGATCAATCAAAAGGAAGGCTTTAAACTCAAAGCTAAAATTAATGAGACCCGCGATCAGCTGATTGCTTTACTGGACGAGAAAGACCGTGCTGGTGTAACCTTTTCTTTAGAAGCTAAAGATGCGGTGAAAGCCGTAAATGGTAAAAAAGAATGGGTTGACATTAACTTTGGTGAGGGGACTCCTTTAACTGCTGCCAATACCATTTTAAGTAAAATTCAGTCGGACGTAAAAAATGCAGAGGCTGAAATCGTAAAGAAATTGTTTGGCAATATGGATAAGGCTTTGGTAAATCTGGATCAGTTTGATGCGGTTGCCGTAGCGCCTTCATCTTATGTGATACAAGGACAGCCGTATACTGCACAGGTGTTTTTAACAGCTAGTGATTCAAGATCTACACCTTCCATTACAGTTAATGGTAATGCATTGGCCATTAAAGATGGTAAAGGTACTTATACCGGTGGAACCGGAAGTGTGGGGATGTTTAAATGGAAAGGTGTGATCCGTGTGAAACAAACGGACGGAACAGTAAAAGAATATTCTACAGCAGAACAAAGCTATCAGGTAGCCAAGCCTTCGGCAACGGTTTCTCCTGATAAAATGAATGTAATCTATGCAGGTATTCCGAATCCTTTCTCGGTTTCTGCAGCTGGTTTCCCATTGGAAAGCGTAAATGCAAGCATTTCAGGTGGATCAATTAAGAAGTCGGGTAGCGGACAATATTCAGTGCTTGTTGGTGGCGATCAGGTTGGCAAAACATTGAGCATTAATGTTTCGGCTAGTAACGGAGGTAAAACATTAAACCTGGGTGCGCAGCAGTTTAGGGTAAAGGCACTGCCTACACCAAGAGCTAATGTGAAAGGGAAATCTGGTGGAAATGTTCCTTTGGAATGGATTGAAGGCGCAGGTGCCATTGATACCCAGCTGGATGACTTTGTATTTGATGTGAAATTTAAAGTGATAAGATTCTCGGCAACCTTTATCAATCCGCGCTCTGATGCGGTTACTATTGCAAACAATGGTGGCGGTTTTGGCGGACAGATAAAAGGTGCACTGAATTCTTTGAAGCCAGGAGCCACAGTGATATTTAAAGATATCATTTGCGAAGGTCCCGATGGCAGACAAAAGAACTTGGACGGGATTACATTTATAGCTAAATAG
- the gldL gene encoding gliding motility protein GldL, with the protein MAAKKKFDWLHVAISWGASIVILGALFKILHIGGALGNYAIGIGLGVEACLFFLTGFRQPEQELPWERVYPELSADFDGELPKASARPVVAAPAAFSSTAALDKMLVDAKIGPELIESLGSGLRTFGDKVAAISNVADASSATSEFTGKVKTASASFDALSGAFEKATSQLVEMGQSNTGAAAYHDQVNALAKNLSALNAVYELELQDSSAHLKSMNKFYQNLSLTMNNFNESMEDSKQFKDEVGKLAKNLSSLNAIYGNMLSAMNQPRV; encoded by the coding sequence ATGGCAGCAAAAAAGAAATTCGATTGGTTACATGTTGCAATATCCTGGGGTGCCAGTATTGTAATTTTGGGTGCACTGTTTAAGATATTACACATTGGAGGCGCCTTGGGTAACTATGCGATTGGTATAGGTTTAGGTGTTGAAGCTTGTTTGTTCTTTTTAACAGGTTTTAGACAACCAGAGCAGGAATTGCCATGGGAACGTGTATATCCAGAGCTGAGTGCTGATTTTGACGGCGAGTTGCCTAAAGCATCGGCCAGACCTGTAGTTGCCGCTCCTGCAGCTTTTTCTTCGACTGCTGCGTTAGACAAAATGTTGGTTGATGCTAAAATTGGACCTGAACTGATTGAAAGCCTGGGTTCAGGTTTACGTACTTTTGGCGATAAAGTAGCCGCGATTTCGAATGTTGCGGATGCTTCTTCTGCCACTTCCGAATTTACAGGTAAAGTAAAAACTGCTTCTGCAAGTTTTGATGCCTTGAGCGGTGCTTTTGAAAAAGCTACCAGCCAATTGGTTGAAATGGGACAAAGCAATACCGGAGCTGCAGCTTATCACGATCAGGTAAATGCATTGGCCAAGAACCTTTCGGCATTAAATGCCGTTTACGAATTAGAATTGCAGGATTCGAGTGCACACCTTAAATCAATGAATAAGTTTTATCAGAACTTATCCTTAACGATGAATAATTTTAATGAGTCGATGGAAGACTCAAAACAATTTAAAGATGAAGTTGGTAAACTCGCTAAAAACCTATCTTCTTTAAATGCCATCTACGGCAACATGCTATCTGCGATGAATCAGCCACGTGTATAA
- a CDS encoding SUMF1/EgtB/PvdO family nonheme iron enzyme, producing MRNLYFVTFIIIAALFSSCGKGGQGELVGVYNRKFRNNKIPLGMVYIPPGRTLIGMSDEDINNSESSPSRMTSFSAFFMDQTEITNAEYRQFVAWVRDSVAVTMLGPSAAPAFYLPAPTGPGGGAALGANRYINWKKVGNGSLLWSNKNGGMGSKLTDMYYSGADALPGKNEIDIRKLKYAYSYVSSDLAVEGRKDPSKKRQDFIITYTDNPDPSNPNHHPSVPVYPDTLVWKVDYSYSQNDPMVKTYFNHPSYDDYPVVGVTWEQASAFCVWRTRFYQSVASARKLPANSRPEYQLPSDAQFEYAARGGNVKTKYPWGGPYVRNTKGCMQANFKVGRGNYSDDGGLYTVNVKSYFPNDYGLYNMAGNVAEWTITAYNQSASPMLLDFNPNFTYVAKTGDSKYLKRKVVRGGSWKDIGFFLQNSVGTYEYQDQARSYIGFRCVSAYPGTDITYRN from the coding sequence ATGAGAAACTTATACTTCGTTACTTTTATTATTATCGCTGCGTTATTTTCTAGTTGTGGAAAAGGAGGACAGGGAGAATTGGTGGGAGTTTATAATAGAAAATTCAGGAACAACAAAATTCCTTTGGGCATGGTGTATATACCGCCCGGCAGGACTTTGATTGGGATGTCTGATGAGGATATCAACAACTCTGAGAGCTCTCCAAGTAGGATGACTTCGTTTAGTGCCTTTTTTATGGACCAAACCGAAATCACCAATGCTGAATACAGACAGTTTGTAGCTTGGGTAAGAGATTCTGTTGCTGTAACTATGCTGGGCCCGTCAGCTGCTCCGGCATTTTATTTACCTGCGCCAACCGGTCCCGGTGGTGGGGCTGCTTTAGGCGCCAACAGGTACATTAACTGGAAAAAAGTTGGAAACGGGTCATTGTTATGGAGCAATAAAAATGGTGGAATGGGTAGTAAGCTAACCGACATGTATTATAGCGGTGCTGATGCCTTGCCAGGCAAAAACGAAATCGATATCAGGAAACTGAAATATGCTTATAGCTATGTAAGTTCTGATCTGGCTGTTGAAGGCAGAAAAGACCCGTCTAAAAAAAGGCAGGACTTTATCATCACCTATACCGACAATCCCGATCCTTCAAACCCGAATCATCATCCATCTGTACCTGTTTATCCGGATACTTTAGTATGGAAGGTAGATTATTCCTATTCGCAGAATGATCCGATGGTGAAGACTTATTTTAACCATCCTTCTTATGACGATTATCCGGTAGTGGGTGTTACTTGGGAACAAGCTAGTGCATTCTGTGTTTGGCGTACACGTTTTTACCAGTCTGTTGCATCGGCAAGAAAACTGCCTGCAAACTCGAGACCTGAATATCAGCTGCCAAGTGATGCGCAGTTTGAATATGCGGCCAGAGGGGGTAATGTAAAAACAAAATATCCATGGGGTGGTCCATATGTGCGCAATACAAAAGGATGTATGCAAGCCAACTTTAAAGTTGGTCGTGGAAACTATTCTGATGACGGCGGACTGTATACCGTAAATGTAAAATCTTATTTTCCTAACGATTACGGCTTGTACAACATGGCCGGAAACGTAGCAGAGTGGACCATCACTGCTTATAACCAGTCGGCCTCACCTATGTTGCTTGATTTTAACCCTAACTTTACTTACGTAGCCAAAACGGGAGACAGTAAATACCTGAAACGTAAAGTGGTAAGAGGTGGATCGTGGAAGGATATCGGCTTCTTCCTTCAGAACTCTGTTGGTACTTATGAGTACCAGGACCAGGCCAGGTCATATATTGGTTTCAGGTGTGTTTCTGCATATCCTGGTACTGATATCACGTATAGAAACTAA
- a CDS encoding uroporphyrinogen-III synthase: protein MQEKTEDRLRKVKSILVTLPKPETEKSPYFDLAKKYNLKIDFRSFIHVEGVPARDFRKDKITLSDFTAVVFTSRNAVDHFFRICEEMRYDVPADLKYFCISESTALYLQKYIQYRKRKIFFGKQTAADLAEVLKKHADEKFLYPCSDVATEDTMNFLQKNGYDFTPAVLFRTVVSDLSDLAEVFYDIIAFFSPSSIQSLYTNFPDFKQNNTRIAAFGVNTHKAVKDAGLIVDIAAPSPEAPSMIMAIENYIKKSNK from the coding sequence ATGCAAGAAAAGACAGAAGATAGGTTACGTAAGGTTAAAAGTATATTGGTAACCTTACCAAAACCGGAAACAGAAAAGTCTCCTTATTTTGATTTGGCTAAGAAGTACAACCTTAAGATTGATTTTAGATCATTTATTCATGTTGAAGGTGTCCCGGCCAGAGATTTTAGAAAAGATAAAATTACTTTAAGTGATTTTACAGCCGTAGTTTTTACAAGCAGAAATGCAGTTGATCATTTTTTTAGGATTTGTGAAGAAATGAGATACGATGTGCCGGCAGATCTGAAATACTTTTGTATTTCGGAATCTACAGCATTGTACCTGCAGAAATATATCCAATACCGAAAACGGAAAATCTTTTTTGGCAAACAAACAGCCGCCGATTTGGCTGAGGTGTTGAAAAAACATGCCGATGAGAAATTCCTTTATCCTTGCTCTGACGTAGCCACAGAGGATACGATGAATTTCCTGCAAAAAAATGGTTACGATTTTACCCCTGCTGTATTGTTTAGAACAGTAGTATCAGATCTTTCTGATCTGGCAGAGGTTTTTTATGATATTATCGCTTTCTTTAGCCCATCAAGTATACAATCATTGTATACCAATTTTCCTGACTTTAAACAGAACAACACACGTATTGCTGCCTTTGGGGTAAATACGCATAAAGCTGTTAAAGATGCCGGATTGATTGTGGATATAGCAGCCCCTTCGCCAGAGGCTCCTTCAATGATCATGGCAATTGAGAATTATATAAAGAAATCGAATAAATAA
- a CDS encoding DUF4271 domain-containing protein, with amino-acid sequence MILRSAFFVFCLFFALGFDQAGAQVVNPLPLTDSAAVAKKSYVRRMVRDSAFFARQKFVTDSILSHTWILPDSLVNKNIIIDSILKAQVYGRSGLYTRYKDFKTSEKVSLYRTGTPVPKGNLWVLGVIALLMVLFASLKISFSKQLQTIVQSFFSNRILNNLNKEDNLFTSWPFLLLFVQFGFTIGMFFYLVTQYYHMSFADSGFRFYLSISILIVVLYVLKIVLLRALGYLFNIQKPVNEYISILYLSYFNIALMFIPLVIAFALSPLKFGPYYIAISFILLTIVFVFQFIRAGVNILSHYRFSKVYLFLYFCALEICPILILIKAIGL; translated from the coding sequence ATGATTTTGAGGTCTGCCTTTTTTGTCTTTTGTTTGTTTTTTGCCTTGGGTTTTGACCAGGCCGGGGCTCAGGTGGTAAATCCATTGCCATTGACTGATAGCGCTGCGGTTGCAAAGAAAAGCTATGTCCGAAGGATGGTAAGAGATTCTGCCTTTTTTGCCCGGCAAAAATTTGTCACCGACTCTATTCTTTCCCATACCTGGATTTTACCCGATTCGCTGGTCAATAAAAATATCATTATCGATAGTATTTTAAAAGCACAGGTATACGGGCGATCGGGACTCTATACCCGTTATAAGGATTTTAAAACTTCCGAAAAGGTAAGCCTGTACCGTACAGGAACCCCTGTGCCAAAGGGCAACCTTTGGGTGCTTGGCGTGATTGCCTTGCTGATGGTACTGTTTGCTTCTTTAAAAATCTCTTTTTCGAAGCAACTGCAAACCATAGTACAATCGTTTTTTAGTAACCGTATCCTGAATAACCTCAATAAGGAGGATAATCTTTTTACCTCCTGGCCCTTTTTATTGCTGTTTGTGCAGTTCGGTTTTACCATAGGTATGTTCTTTTACCTGGTTACCCAATACTACCATATGTCATTTGCTGATAGCGGTTTTCGCTTTTATTTAAGCATCTCGATATTGATTGTTGTACTTTATGTGCTAAAAATTGTGCTACTAAGAGCTTTGGGCTATCTTTTTAACATTCAGAAGCCGGTAAATGAGTATATATCCATATTATATTTAAGTTATTTTAACATTGCACTGATGTTTATCCCTTTAGTGATCGCTTTTGCTTTATCTCCTTTAAAGTTTGGGCCTTACTATATTGCAATTTCCTTCATTCTGCTAACTATTGTCTTTGTATTTCAATTTATTAGAGCTGGCGTTAATATTTTATCTCATTATCGGTTTTCAAAAGTCTATTTGTTTTTGTACTTTTGTGCCCTCGAAATCTGCCCTATATTAATATTAATCAAGGCAATAGGATTATAA
- a CDS encoding universal stress protein — MNPLLLLTDFSESGNHAVEYGYHLAKHLKANVVLCNAVDLTESTNVLWPAEAYDTLIADSGKELKKLKKHLEQSDHTTGFHPQISHQSKLGRLADVVQSLRQKQDFYMVVIGAHRKGISRFLLENHSKSMIDTLNCPLLVVPEEALLTGIKKIAFATDFKNHKRDLESIYVLIPMAERMDAKILLTHIHGAGQRDIKKAEDAFLTEISNKANYPHIFYSCIENDKIEEGLCALSAHQQVDLLVMLHRSRDFFELIFNKSYTHNVAGSITIPLMVIPE; from the coding sequence ATGAACCCATTATTGTTATTGACCGATTTTTCTGAAAGTGGTAACCATGCAGTAGAATATGGGTACCACCTGGCCAAACATCTAAAAGCCAATGTGGTGTTGTGTAATGCTGTTGATTTAACGGAAAGCACAAATGTTTTATGGCCTGCCGAAGCATATGACACCCTTATTGCCGACAGCGGCAAAGAATTGAAGAAGTTGAAGAAGCATCTGGAGCAGAGCGATCATACCACAGGCTTTCACCCCCAGATTAGCCACCAAAGCAAATTGGGCCGGCTTGCAGACGTGGTACAAAGTTTACGGCAAAAACAAGACTTTTATATGGTTGTTATAGGTGCACACCGTAAGGGCATTAGCCGCTTTTTGCTGGAAAACCATAGCAAAAGTATGATAGATACTTTAAACTGCCCTTTGCTGGTGGTGCCGGAAGAAGCATTGTTGACGGGTATTAAGAAGATAGCCTTTGCCACAGATTTTAAAAATCATAAGCGGGATTTGGAAAGCATCTATGTGCTGATTCCTATGGCCGAGCGTATGGATGCGAAAATTTTGCTGACCCATATCCATGGCGCCGGGCAAAGGGATATCAAAAAAGCAGAAGATGCCTTTTTAACAGAGATTTCCAATAAGGCCAACTATCCGCACATTTTTTATAGTTGTATAGAAAATGATAAAATTGAAGAAGGATTGTGTGCGCTATCCGCTCATCAACAGGTTGATCTGTTGGTGATGTTGCATCGTTCGCGTGATTTTTTTGAGCTGATTTTCAATAAAAGCTATACACATAACGTAGCAGGCAGCATTACTATACCCCTGATGGTGATACCGGAATAG
- a CDS encoding YfiT family bacillithiol transferase translates to MEDTLEKYKYPIGRFQPAKKYNADSLASWIGGIRSAPLLFDYCIENLDEAQLNTAYRVGGWTIIQVVHHVADSHMNAYIRCKLALTEENPTISPYDENLWAELPDVSVVPLNVSVTLLHALHRRWVTLLEQLKEDDWTRAYYHPINKEYMPIWQMINQYNWHGTHHAEQIISLRKRMGW, encoded by the coding sequence ATGGAAGATACGCTGGAAAAATATAAATACCCCATTGGCCGTTTCCAACCGGCAAAAAAATACAATGCAGACAGCCTGGCTTCCTGGATTGGTGGTATCCGGTCGGCGCCCCTTTTGTTTGATTACTGCATCGAAAATCTGGACGAGGCGCAGCTCAATACAGCTTATCGTGTTGGAGGCTGGACAATCATACAGGTGGTTCATCACGTGGCCGACAGCCACATGAATGCTTATATTCGCTGCAAGCTGGCGCTGACAGAAGAAAATCCGACGATTAGCCCTTATGATGAAAACCTTTGGGCAGAACTGCCTGATGTAAGCGTGGTTCCACTAAATGTATCAGTAACCCTATTACACGCCTTACACAGAAGATGGGTAACTTTGCTTGAGCAGCTCAAAGAGGATGACTGGACAAGGGCTTACTATCATCCAATAAATAAAGAGTATATGCCAATCTGGCAAATGATCAATCAATACAATTGGCATGGAACACATCATGCCGAACAGATCATTTCTTTGCGAAAAAGGATGGGTTGGTAA
- a CDS encoding insulinase family protein produces MKTLNTITTAIALLIGTSFGYAQSSVFKNPVSFTLKNGTTVIVAENQASPKVFANLSFEAAAKYRAEKAAIQEVFSTMLNQQLAALDAGLSYSDKGVNLATTTAGFEAAFETMINYISAPKFDEQSLASAKASVLAHLSAQDKYFPETVNAASLAKITLAEVNAYFQEINNPKQNFLTIAGNITPSVAKDYTKKSVDRVKPVVDFSNSYLAAGN; encoded by the coding sequence ATGAAAACGTTAAACACTATCACTACTGCAATCGCTCTTTTAATAGGCACGTCATTTGGTTACGCACAATCGTCGGTCTTTAAGAACCCGGTAAGTTTTACTTTAAAAAACGGAACTACTGTTATTGTCGCTGAAAACCAGGCCAGCCCTAAAGTATTTGCCAATCTCAGTTTTGAAGCTGCCGCAAAATATCGGGCAGAAAAGGCCGCCATACAAGAAGTATTTAGCACGATGTTGAATCAACAACTGGCAGCGCTTGATGCGGGTTTGAGTTATAGCGATAAAGGCGTTAACCTGGCAACTACAACGGCAGGTTTTGAAGCAGCTTTCGAAACCATGATCAACTATATCAGTGCGCCCAAATTTGACGAGCAGAGCCTGGCCAGTGCCAAAGCATCAGTACTTGCCCATTTATCCGCGCAAGACAAATATTTCCCTGAAACTGTAAATGCGGCTAGCCTTGCCAAAATAACGCTTGCTGAGGTAAATGCTTACTTTCAGGAAATCAATAATCCTAAACAAAACTTTTTAACCATTGCCGGCAACATTACGCCTTCGGTGGCTAAAGATTACACTAAAAAATCTGTTGACCGGGTAAAGCCTGTTGTAGACTTTTCTAACAGCTACCTCGCTGCAGGAAATTAA